A DNA window from Paenibacillus sp. HWE-109 contains the following coding sequences:
- a CDS encoding glycoside hydrolase family 2 protein, which produces MIDTLCLNGQWQLVYFPQDQWPIHHPDDLSSLPIPAIQAAVPGNVELDLVSSGRLPEPFHGTHINELRPLEHYEWWYSLEFSAPPDMKGLRTEFVFQGVDCFATYWLNGDKLGSSDNMFIEVHLETTHSLLFDRPNKLFVRLCSPIVEAMKRSTDTICYGPITNGEQLFVRKAAHSFGWDIMPRAVSAGIWRSVALNVIQDHALTDLYFHTISVEKDFSNAQIGLFFRVATDPKFFYDGLELRITGSSGESKFQISKPVLFNLGTLTISVDNPRLWWPSGYGEAQLYEVTTELLHQGRVLASRTERIGIRQAQLIRTETTTSEAGGEFLFQVNHTPIMCKGSNWVPMDVFHSRDASRYETALQLFCETGCNMIRCWGGNVYEDHAFFDFCDQHGLMVWQDFAMACAVYPQTPEFFEAMRLEASSVVKKLRNHASLVLWCGDNECDEAYQWYGLPDPSVNGITRKLLPDIIQQYDPHRAYLPSSPYLSPDVIRAGNMNMAPERHLWGPRDYYKSSYYQTSADHFISEIGYHGCPNLSSMRKFIDDEQLWPFDSNNEQWVAHATEVSGSQGPNATRIQLMANQIKELFGTIPDSLENFILASQISQEEAKKFFIEMTRLKKWRKTGILWWNMIDGWPQFSDAVVDYYYGAKLAFHYIRRVQQPVCIMVDEPSNWHVRVAAGNDSREAATGTYRLWDADSQETLLEGRFHVAANENAELGKIPISHSQKRLFLIQWTMDGITYGNHYLLGFPAFALADYQGWLPQIAALSNDFRADEIGR; this is translated from the coding sequence ATGATCGATACCCTGTGCCTGAACGGCCAGTGGCAGCTTGTTTATTTCCCTCAAGATCAATGGCCTATCCATCATCCCGATGATTTGAGCAGCTTGCCTATACCTGCCATTCAGGCAGCAGTTCCAGGCAATGTTGAGCTGGATTTGGTCAGCAGCGGACGGCTGCCTGAGCCCTTTCATGGCACTCATATCAACGAGCTTCGCCCGTTGGAACATTATGAATGGTGGTACAGTCTGGAATTCTCCGCACCGCCGGATATGAAAGGTTTGCGCACGGAATTCGTTTTTCAGGGTGTAGACTGCTTTGCCACCTATTGGCTTAATGGAGATAAGCTCGGCTCCAGCGACAATATGTTTATTGAGGTTCATCTTGAAACAACGCATTCCCTCCTATTCGATCGTCCAAACAAACTGTTTGTAAGGTTGTGTTCACCAATTGTAGAAGCCATGAAGCGAAGTACAGATACCATTTGTTACGGTCCAATTACCAATGGTGAACAACTATTCGTAAGAAAAGCTGCGCACAGCTTCGGTTGGGACATCATGCCGCGAGCCGTATCGGCAGGCATCTGGCGATCCGTTGCGTTGAACGTCATCCAGGATCACGCCTTGACCGATCTTTATTTTCATACGATTTCCGTAGAAAAGGACTTTTCGAACGCGCAGATTGGGTTATTTTTCAGAGTAGCCACAGATCCCAAGTTTTTTTATGATGGCTTGGAGCTAAGGATAACGGGATCGTCGGGCGAATCAAAGTTTCAGATCAGCAAGCCTGTATTGTTCAATCTGGGCACCTTAACCATATCCGTGGATAATCCCCGCCTTTGGTGGCCTAGTGGATACGGGGAAGCTCAGCTGTACGAAGTCACAACCGAGCTGCTCCATCAAGGACGCGTACTGGCTTCGCGGACGGAAAGAATTGGCATTAGACAGGCGCAGCTCATTCGCACAGAGACGACCACCTCCGAAGCAGGCGGGGAATTTCTATTCCAAGTCAACCACACGCCAATCATGTGCAAAGGATCGAACTGGGTGCCGATGGATGTGTTCCACAGCCGGGATGCCAGCCGTTACGAGACCGCGCTTCAACTGTTCTGTGAAACGGGCTGCAACATGATCCGCTGCTGGGGAGGGAATGTTTACGAAGACCATGCTTTTTTTGATTTCTGCGATCAGCATGGATTGATGGTTTGGCAGGATTTCGCGATGGCATGCGCCGTCTATCCGCAGACGCCCGAATTCTTCGAAGCCATGAGACTTGAAGCTTCATCCGTGGTCAAGAAGCTGCGCAATCATGCCTCGCTTGTCTTATGGTGCGGTGATAACGAATGTGATGAGGCTTATCAGTGGTATGGCTTGCCTGATCCCTCCGTCAATGGGATTACCCGGAAGCTGCTGCCGGATATCATTCAGCAGTATGATCCACACCGGGCGTATCTGCCTAGTTCTCCCTATCTGTCTCCAGACGTTATCCGAGCCGGGAATATGAATATGGCGCCTGAACGGCATCTCTGGGGCCCACGCGATTATTATAAAAGCTCCTATTATCAAACGAGCGCCGACCATTTCATCAGTGAAATTGGCTATCATGGCTGTCCTAATTTATCTTCGATGAGAAAGTTTATTGATGACGAGCAGCTCTGGCCCTTCGACAGCAACAACGAGCAATGGGTCGCGCATGCCACAGAAGTTAGCGGCTCACAAGGACCTAACGCGACACGGATTCAGTTAATGGCAAATCAAATTAAAGAATTGTTCGGAACCATTCCTGACTCTTTGGAGAATTTCATACTGGCTTCACAAATTTCCCAAGAAGAGGCCAAGAAATTTTTCATCGAGATGACTCGGCTCAAGAAGTGGCGCAAAACCGGGATTCTCTGGTGGAACATGATCGACGGATGGCCGCAGTTCTCCGATGCTGTCGTAGATTACTACTATGGCGCCAAGCTTGCCTTTCACTATATCCGCAGAGTTCAGCAGCCTGTTTGCATCATGGTCGACGAACCCTCTAACTGGCACGTGCGTGTAGCAGCAGGAAACGATTCCAGAGAAGCGGCAACGGGCACTTATCGCCTTTGGGATGCGGATTCGCAGGAAACTCTCTTGGAGGGCCGTTTTCATGTGGCAGCCAATGAAAATGCCGAGCTTGGCAAAATTCCTATTTCTCATTCGCAGAAACGGTTGTTTCTTATCCAATGGACTATGGATGGCATCACCTATGGGAATCACTATCTGCTTGGCTTTCCGGCATTCGCTTTGGCGGATTACCAAGGTTGGCTGCCGCAAATTGCTGCGCTTTCGAACGATTTTCGGGCCGATGAGATCGGTCGATAG
- the ytvI gene encoding sporulation integral membrane protein YtvI, which translates to MSPKTTIIMVIGLLLLYGLFTIGLPFLLALVTAIFLDPLTILLMRAIKVNRFIAATMISTLFTLLTLTLFYFIGLNVVTEVIDLGRKAPNYMEEVNKYVDQAVLRTQVFYDSLSPEMAAQVQSWVESSTQTLTGALTDALTGLSGFFLNMAGKIPNLFMLLIVYVIALYLFMYSIPKLKIAFLSMFEEKTKEKMEHVLVYLREAIFGFIRAQLIMAALTYLVTFMGLLLLNAEYPLAISLLVMVMEFVPVVGTGLVFIPWLLYQLLVGHTGMGVGLLILFLVLTIFRRIVEPKVLSDAVGINALAALISLYLGFELLGITGLFLGPLVVIIYQAMRKAGLLKLNIKLD; encoded by the coding sequence ATGTCGCCTAAGACAACCATAATTATGGTGATTGGCTTACTGTTGCTTTACGGATTGTTTACCATAGGGCTTCCCTTTTTACTTGCGCTTGTGACAGCTATTTTCTTGGATCCATTAACGATTCTCCTGATGCGTGCCATCAAAGTGAATCGGTTTATTGCGGCCACGATGATCAGCACCTTATTTACACTGCTGACACTGACGTTATTTTATTTCATTGGATTGAATGTCGTTACTGAGGTTATTGATCTCGGTCGTAAAGCGCCCAATTACATGGAAGAGGTGAATAAGTATGTAGACCAGGCTGTTCTGAGAACACAGGTCTTCTACGATTCCTTGTCGCCTGAAATGGCTGCGCAGGTACAAAGCTGGGTGGAAAGCAGCACACAAACCTTAACAGGTGCGTTAACGGATGCGCTAACAGGCCTCTCGGGTTTCTTCCTCAATATGGCGGGCAAAATTCCGAACCTGTTCATGCTGCTGATCGTGTATGTGATCGCTTTGTATTTATTTATGTACAGCATTCCCAAGCTGAAAATTGCCTTCCTCTCCATGTTCGAAGAAAAGACCAAAGAGAAGATGGAGCATGTGCTCGTTTATTTGCGCGAAGCTATTTTTGGATTTATTCGCGCTCAGCTCATTATGGCGGCGTTAACGTATTTGGTGACTTTCATGGGATTACTTTTGTTGAATGCAGAGTACCCGCTGGCGATTTCGCTTCTCGTCATGGTGATGGAGTTTGTGCCTGTGGTGGGAACGGGGCTCGTCTTTATCCCCTGGTTGTTGTATCAACTGCTGGTTGGGCATACAGGAATGGGTGTGGGCTTGTTAATTCTCTTCCTTGTTCTGACCATATTCCGGCGAATTGTAGAGCCTAAGGTGCTTAGTGATGCCGTTGGCATCAACGCGCTTGCCGCTTTGATCAGTTTATATCTAGGCTTTGAGCTGCTCGGGATAACGGGGCTGTTTCTGGGACCGCTGGTTGTTATTATTTATCAAGCCATGCGCAAAGCAGGATTATTGAAATTAAATATTAAGCTGGACTGA
- a CDS encoding AraC family transcriptional regulator, producing the protein MRKLPLPYRYMIDEFLTPSFHFSISEYEVHRVHDLHGHEFFEMEIILDGRGTQILNGESSPLAPGAIYLLTPVDFHTIIPEPRFPLRLINLKFTEEWLDEELRLFLFQQPNRISIRCEDTLLAGIELECQRLLAECAESRIGKNQAIRATLNRMLVDILRSCPTDPKALFKHPRVDVPEWTQLRKALHYIDYHFREPITLQQAAALTPWSPNYFSEKFSKVIGQSFQMYLQEKRLQFAHRLLLNSSLPMTEIGLASGFNSLSYFIRCFKSKYGLSPKAARHAK; encoded by the coding sequence ATGAGGAAACTGCCCTTGCCTTATCGCTATATGATTGATGAATTTCTCACTCCATCCTTTCATTTCAGCATCTCCGAGTATGAGGTACACCGTGTTCATGATTTGCATGGGCATGAATTTTTTGAGATGGAGATTATTTTGGACGGCCGGGGCACACAAATTTTGAACGGGGAATCCTCCCCTCTCGCCCCTGGCGCGATTTACCTTCTGACACCTGTTGACTTCCACACCATTATTCCGGAGCCAAGATTTCCTCTTCGACTAATTAATCTGAAATTTACCGAGGAGTGGCTTGATGAAGAGCTGCGCCTGTTTCTTTTTCAACAACCCAATCGGATATCTATCCGCTGTGAGGATACACTTCTGGCTGGCATCGAATTGGAATGCCAGCGATTATTAGCTGAATGCGCCGAATCGCGGATTGGCAAGAATCAAGCCATTCGGGCAACATTGAACAGAATGCTGGTCGATATCCTGCGGTCTTGTCCCACGGATCCCAAAGCTTTATTCAAACATCCGAGAGTAGATGTCCCTGAATGGACTCAACTTCGCAAAGCGCTGCATTATATCGATTATCATTTTCGTGAACCGATAACTCTCCAGCAAGCTGCGGCGCTCACTCCATGGAGTCCCAACTATTTCAGTGAAAAATTCAGCAAAGTCATCGGTCAATCGTTTCAAATGTATTTGCAAGAGAAGAGGCTTCAATTTGCCCATAGGCTGCTGCTTAATTCCAGTTTACCGATGACTGAAATTGGGCTGGCTTCCGGCTTTAATTCGTTGTCTTATTTCATTCGTTGTTTTAAAAGCAAATACGGGCTGTCCCCGAAAGCAGCCCGTCACGCCAAATAA
- a CDS encoding hemolysin family protein: MPHTSFDFGSIVFNLVLVIILVLLNGFFVAAEFALVKVRHSRIQQLVNEGSGKAKYASKVTSQLDTYLSATQLGITLASLGLGWVGEPAIADLIMEPLFHALGIGTSVYTGALSFIVSFGFITFLHIVLGELAPKSFAIQKAELTSLWLSAPLLYFYKIFRPIIWLLNGAANKLLSLLGVEPASEHEAAHTEEEIRILMDESVKSGHIDQDEMVLFDNIFEFSERIAREVMLPRTDMDCLFLEMSFIENLHIVHMTKHTRYPVATQDKDTIVGFVHIVDLLTADPDEEQEIKNFIRPILNVPESMEVSRVLKLMQKKHSQLAIVVDEYGGTAGLLTLEDIMEEIVGELHDEFDIDERPGVEVKEKYTSVDGRVLIEDLNDMLDLEIEDEDVDSIGGWLFKKLEGAPVKGKTVSFGNHVFEISEVDRLRIVRIHITKTNQVKPGNE, translated from the coding sequence TTGCCACATACTTCCTTTGATTTTGGATCCATTGTGTTTAATCTGGTTTTGGTCATTATCCTAGTCTTATTGAATGGTTTCTTCGTTGCTGCCGAATTTGCGCTTGTGAAAGTGCGGCATTCCCGTATCCAGCAGCTAGTGAATGAGGGCAGCGGCAAAGCTAAATATGCCAGCAAGGTGACATCTCAGTTGGATACCTATTTGTCAGCCACGCAATTGGGGATAACCCTGGCTTCACTAGGCCTAGGCTGGGTAGGTGAGCCAGCTATTGCGGATCTGATCATGGAGCCTCTTTTTCACGCATTAGGGATAGGGACGTCCGTCTACACGGGGGCTTTATCTTTCATTGTTTCCTTCGGCTTCATTACGTTTCTACATATTGTACTTGGCGAACTGGCTCCCAAGTCCTTCGCTATTCAGAAAGCCGAACTAACCTCGCTCTGGCTCTCTGCGCCGCTGCTTTATTTCTACAAGATCTTCCGGCCAATTATCTGGCTTCTGAATGGAGCAGCCAATAAATTATTGTCTCTGTTAGGGGTAGAGCCTGCGAGTGAGCACGAAGCGGCTCATACGGAGGAGGAAATCCGAATTCTGATGGATGAGAGTGTGAAGAGCGGACATATTGATCAGGATGAAATGGTGCTGTTCGATAATATATTCGAGTTCTCGGAACGAATTGCCCGGGAAGTTATGCTGCCGCGGACCGATATGGATTGCTTATTCCTGGAAATGAGTTTTATTGAGAACCTGCATATCGTCCATATGACCAAACATACGCGTTATCCCGTAGCGACGCAGGACAAAGACACGATTGTCGGTTTCGTACATATTGTTGATTTATTAACGGCTGATCCGGATGAGGAACAGGAGATCAAAAATTTCATTCGACCTATTCTCAACGTGCCGGAATCGATGGAAGTTAGTCGCGTATTGAAACTAATGCAGAAAAAGCACTCCCAACTGGCTATCGTTGTTGATGAGTACGGGGGCACAGCGGGACTTCTCACTCTGGAGGACATCATGGAGGAAATCGTCGGAGAACTGCACGATGAGTTCGATATTGACGAACGCCCGGGTGTTGAGGTGAAGGAGAAATACACATCGGTTGATGGTCGTGTATTGATTGAAGATTTGAACGACATGCTTGATCTGGAAATTGAAGATGAAGATGTAGATTCTATTGGCGGATGGTTGTTTAAGAAGCTTGAAGGCGCTCCAGTAAAGGGGAAAACCGTCTCATTTGGCAATCATGTTTTTGAAATTTCGGAAGTCGATCGCTTGCGAATTGTACGCATCCATATTACGAAAACGAATCAAGTTAAACCGGGAAATGAATAA
- a CDS encoding ROK family protein, producing MMTLLAGIDIGGTKCAVTLGRRLAPTGIALLGKVQFPTPKEPLQAIAEIMNVLEKLLVEQGGSLAAIGISCGGPLDSKRGFILSPPNLPGWDHINLIAPIQERFGVPTGLQNDANACALAEWRYGAGVGTRNMIFLTFGTGMGAGLILDGKLYAGTNDMAGEIGHMRLEPTGPVGYGKSGSFEGFCSGGGIVQLGRQKAMEALALGQPPGYCLSESQLDWITAQKISEAAHAGDDSALQIFHTAAVQLGRGLSVLVDILNPELIVIGSIYARQRSLLEAYAWQELQREALPLALQVCRVVPSGLGDQVGDYASLSVAEYQLM from the coding sequence ATGATGACACTGCTCGCTGGCATCGATATTGGAGGAACCAAGTGTGCGGTGACTCTCGGCAGAAGGCTTGCTCCTACGGGTATTGCCCTGCTAGGGAAAGTTCAGTTTCCTACGCCCAAGGAACCTCTTCAGGCCATCGCTGAAATTATGAATGTCCTAGAGAAATTATTGGTAGAACAAGGCGGTTCACTCGCAGCGATTGGCATCAGCTGCGGTGGACCCTTGGACAGCAAGCGCGGTTTCATCCTTTCGCCACCGAATTTGCCAGGGTGGGATCACATCAATTTGATAGCTCCTATCCAGGAACGATTCGGTGTTCCCACCGGCTTGCAGAACGATGCCAACGCTTGTGCATTGGCCGAATGGCGATATGGGGCTGGCGTAGGAACCCGCAACATGATATTCCTTACTTTCGGCACGGGCATGGGGGCTGGTCTTATTCTAGATGGCAAGCTGTACGCCGGAACGAATGATATGGCTGGTGAAATTGGTCATATGAGGCTGGAGCCAACAGGACCTGTCGGTTACGGCAAATCAGGCTCTTTTGAAGGCTTCTGCAGCGGAGGCGGCATTGTCCAATTGGGAAGACAGAAAGCCATGGAGGCACTGGCACTTGGCCAACCTCCTGGCTATTGCTTATCGGAGTCGCAACTGGACTGGATCACAGCGCAGAAGATATCTGAGGCTGCCCATGCAGGAGACGATTCTGCTTTGCAGATTTTCCATACCGCGGCTGTACAGCTTGGGAGAGGACTATCTGTACTCGTCGACATCCTGAACCCAGAGCTGATCGTCATTGGGAGTATTTATGCGAGACAACGCAGCCTGCTTGAGGCTTATGCCTGGCAGGAACTTCAAAGGGAGGCGCTCCCTCTTGCCCTGCAGGTCTGCCGTGTCGTTCCTTCTGGCTTGGGAGATCAGGTAGGCGATTATGCCAGCTTATCCGTTGCGGAATATCAACTGATGTGA
- a CDS encoding AraC family transcriptional regulator, whose product MNIRLLFGAKAYFIKMVLWISMAILILVVVLSTVVYINSQNLLVKNEYAANQKILYQVKYNMDFMDQTISNLSKFLYLNSDVTAVMYAKQENMVDVAYRLNKIVSSVTSANPYIHSISIYNRNLDQSYSTGSPLFFKDQMLYDFINSNKALPKLKPIFRDIKKLVNGKTDPEHVFSYFVYETLINDAKPDGVVVINVKPEWLLENIKQINMIDKRKGDNVFILDQYGEYLDDGTNDREIMSWMKSDFMLYKTAHPQAEPDGFFQSKHNGIQYLVTFTNLDSAGMTLLKMQPVLEIYKYINSLKTSIIFITIIFLVMAIVMSIGISQKIYRPLGKLVNSIMLDRVRRLNKDEVVDEISYLNTVYQQSMEKLDHFDKEKYQYKDVMKHYWLSRLLTESFSIGGSELETIFQDMRFSISLDGSYVICLLKIDNYKEFQQTFQAKDKDTIRFALINIASEIVAREYPNEGLDMKDDHVVLIVSLPEEDDQFPRRIVSLMEEAQENVSRLFKVSFTASISDKANHRKTLHSLYNKALDQSMYRLLLGHSSVITHETVKKHVESKKTGYARNLEETFLETIKSRNAGALEEVLAHIFAEISTLNYHNALVSIIRLVDAGIETLEEMKVTTSPSLHISSISRNILEKETIVEIHRIIVAALHDSLQQGQGETTNSLNYFVVDAVTEYIHNHYQDPSLSLTSIASIMKLSTRNLSKIYKEATQISIPDCINEFRLAKAAELLIHEDLSVYEVVEKVGILNETYFFSMFKKKYKVTPKEYAIRRNMNNLNNKG is encoded by the coding sequence ATGAATATTAGATTGCTCTTTGGAGCAAAGGCTTATTTTATAAAAATGGTGCTATGGATCAGTATGGCCATCTTGATTCTTGTTGTTGTGCTGTCCACGGTTGTGTATATCAATTCGCAAAATCTTTTGGTCAAAAATGAATACGCAGCCAATCAAAAGATACTTTATCAGGTCAAGTACAATATGGACTTCATGGATCAAACGATTAGCAACCTGAGCAAATTTCTTTATTTGAATAGCGATGTAACCGCTGTCATGTATGCGAAGCAAGAGAACATGGTGGACGTGGCATACCGATTGAATAAAATCGTTAGTTCTGTAACCTCAGCAAACCCGTATATTCACTCAATCAGTATATATAATCGAAATTTGGATCAATCTTACAGTACAGGCTCCCCGCTGTTTTTTAAAGATCAGATGCTCTACGATTTTATTAATTCGAATAAAGCGCTGCCGAAGCTAAAACCCATTTTTCGGGATATCAAAAAGCTGGTCAATGGAAAAACAGATCCCGAACATGTGTTTTCATATTTCGTATACGAGACTTTGATCAATGATGCAAAGCCGGATGGTGTCGTCGTCATCAATGTGAAACCGGAGTGGCTGCTTGAAAATATTAAACAAATCAATATGATTGATAAGCGCAAGGGAGATAATGTATTTATTCTGGACCAGTATGGTGAGTACTTGGATGATGGAACTAATGATCGTGAGATCATGTCGTGGATGAAGAGCGACTTCATGCTCTATAAAACAGCTCATCCTCAAGCTGAACCGGATGGTTTTTTTCAGAGCAAGCACAACGGAATTCAATATTTGGTGACGTTCACGAATCTGGACAGCGCCGGGATGACACTGCTCAAAATGCAGCCTGTTCTTGAAATTTATAAGTATATTAACAGTTTAAAAACGAGTATTATCTTCATCACGATCATTTTTCTTGTCATGGCCATTGTCATGTCCATTGGCATCTCCCAGAAAATTTATCGACCGCTAGGAAAGCTAGTGAATTCCATTATGTTGGATCGGGTGCGCCGATTAAATAAAGACGAAGTCGTGGATGAGATCTCTTATTTGAATACGGTATATCAACAATCGATGGAAAAGCTCGACCACTTTGATAAGGAAAAATATCAATATAAAGATGTGATGAAGCATTATTGGTTAAGCAGACTGCTCACGGAGAGCTTCTCGATTGGCGGCTCCGAATTAGAAACTATTTTTCAAGACATGAGGTTTTCTATTTCTTTGGACGGTTCCTATGTCATCTGTTTATTGAAAATAGATAACTACAAGGAATTTCAGCAAACGTTCCAAGCCAAAGATAAAGATACCATTCGTTTTGCTTTAATTAACATTGCTTCAGAGATTGTGGCAAGAGAGTACCCTAACGAAGGACTCGATATGAAAGATGATCATGTGGTATTGATTGTTAGCCTCCCAGAGGAAGATGATCAGTTTCCTAGGCGAATCGTTTCTCTCATGGAAGAAGCCCAAGAGAACGTTTCACGGCTTTTCAAAGTATCCTTCACCGCTTCTATCAGCGATAAGGCAAATCATAGGAAGACATTGCACAGTTTGTATAACAAGGCGCTCGATCAGTCGATGTATCGCTTATTGCTTGGGCATTCTTCTGTTATCACGCACGAGACTGTGAAGAAGCATGTTGAAAGCAAAAAAACGGGGTATGCCAGAAATCTGGAGGAAACGTTTCTAGAAACCATCAAGTCAAGAAACGCTGGGGCGTTGGAGGAGGTTTTGGCTCATATTTTTGCTGAGATTAGCACGCTCAACTATCACAACGCCTTAGTCTCTATCATCAGACTAGTGGATGCTGGGATCGAGACGCTGGAAGAAATGAAAGTGACGACTTCACCGTCTCTGCACATTTCCTCCATCAGCCGCAATATTTTGGAGAAAGAAACCATTGTCGAAATTCATCGGATCATTGTGGCCGCACTTCATGATTCGTTGCAACAAGGCCAAGGGGAAACTACGAATTCATTGAATTACTTTGTGGTAGATGCAGTTACTGAATATATTCATAACCATTATCAGGATCCTTCCTTGAGTTTGACTTCGATCGCTTCCATCATGAAGCTGTCCACAAGAAATTTAAGCAAAATATATAAAGAAGCTACACAGATATCGATTCCTGATTGCATCAACGAGTTTCGATTGGCCAAAGCAGCAGAACTGCTCATCCATGAAGATCTAAGCGTGTATGAAGTTGTTGAAAAGGTTGGGATCCTCAATGAAACTTATTTCTTCAGCATGTTCAAAAAGAAATATAAGGTAACGCCCAAGGAATATGCCATTCGAAGGAATATGAATAATTTAAACAATAAGGGATAA
- a CDS encoding D-sedoheptulose-7-phosphate isomerase translates to MDIRILETHMQQLTERYPDLEVCTSDLLKAFQLCANTFHSAGKMLLCGNGGSAADCDHIVGELMKGFLSKRPVPLSFRGSLVQQWDQLDGGYIADRLQQALPAISLANHSALLTAYANDVEPEMIFAQQVYGYGKKGDVLVALTTSGNSANVLRAVQTAKAIGMSTIGLTGKHGGQLKKLCDVTITVPWDSTPDIQERHLPIYHSLCLLLEREFFG, encoded by the coding sequence ATGGATATAAGGATATTAGAAACTCACATGCAGCAGCTTACAGAACGTTATCCAGATTTGGAAGTCTGTACATCTGACCTTCTCAAGGCTTTCCAGCTATGTGCGAATACGTTCCATTCCGCGGGTAAAATGCTGCTCTGCGGCAACGGGGGAAGTGCCGCCGATTGCGATCATATTGTCGGCGAGCTTATGAAAGGCTTCCTGTCCAAACGGCCTGTTCCGTTATCCTTTCGGGGTTCTTTGGTGCAACAATGGGATCAATTGGACGGGGGCTACATCGCCGATCGTCTACAGCAGGCATTGCCCGCCATCTCACTAGCCAATCATTCAGCTTTGCTTACAGCGTATGCCAATGATGTAGAACCGGAAATGATTTTTGCACAACAAGTGTATGGGTATGGGAAAAAGGGGGATGTGCTTGTGGCGCTCACGACTTCCGGAAATTCAGCGAATGTCCTTCGTGCTGTGCAGACCGCCAAAGCTATAGGTATGTCTACCATCGGCTTAACTGGGAAACACGGAGGCCAGCTTAAGAAGTTATGCGATGTAACCATCACAGTGCCATGGGACAGTACGCCGGATATTCAGGAACGTCACCTGCCTATTTATCATTCCCTATGCTTATTGCTGGAAAGGGAGTTTTTCGGATGA
- a CDS encoding FAD-dependent oxidoreductase gives MATNYYELNRHIPLYDRADLVVIGGGPSGVAAAIAGARCGKKVILLEHTAQLGGMGTIGNVSIFMKVGNCTGIYREIIAEFAAAHLPNGHEEGLEHQFSPFRLRYYLNQKLERENVKVCYHTSFVSSIIVDKQMKAVIINSREGLRAVEGAVFLDCTGDARVAIESGASYTSGRESDGMTQPMTLMFMMQNTGEPVKPYLPEGCYYYDKPEDLPQGRHLYWERMGDGTLLVNMSRVKGNGAKIEDINYAEKECLKQAFSIAHYLQRNGFENYAISHVASQTGVRETNQLVGLYTLTEDDLTAGRRFTDVVAQTNYEIDIHSPDGSKVTDERHIDGYDIPYRCLVPVSVEGLLVAGRAISATHVAMSSMRIQATCYALGQAAGVAAAISIDSNCQLRDVSIDRLHEELRKQGVHFVQRPS, from the coding sequence ATGGCAACGAATTATTATGAGCTTAACCGCCATATTCCCCTCTACGATCGTGCTGACTTGGTCGTAATAGGAGGCGGGCCATCGGGTGTTGCGGCAGCGATAGCTGGCGCCCGTTGCGGGAAAAAGGTGATCCTTCTTGAACATACGGCACAGCTCGGAGGAATGGGAACGATTGGAAATGTAAGCATTTTCATGAAAGTTGGCAATTGTACAGGTATATATAGGGAAATCATTGCTGAATTTGCTGCTGCACATCTGCCAAACGGGCATGAAGAAGGGTTAGAGCATCAGTTCAGTCCTTTTCGCTTGCGCTATTATTTAAATCAAAAGCTGGAACGCGAAAATGTCAAAGTATGCTACCACACGAGCTTTGTTTCATCGATTATTGTCGATAAACAGATGAAGGCTGTTATTATCAATTCCCGTGAAGGGTTGCGGGCGGTTGAAGGAGCGGTGTTCCTCGATTGTACCGGAGATGCTCGTGTAGCCATAGAATCTGGAGCTTCCTACACGTCGGGGAGGGAATCTGATGGGATGACTCAGCCCATGACCCTTATGTTCATGATGCAAAATACAGGAGAACCTGTAAAACCTTATTTGCCTGAAGGCTGCTATTACTATGACAAGCCGGAGGACCTGCCCCAGGGTCGCCACTTATATTGGGAACGAATGGGCGATGGTACGCTGCTCGTTAACATGAGCCGGGTGAAAGGCAATGGCGCCAAAATCGAAGATATTAATTATGCGGAGAAGGAATGTCTGAAGCAGGCTTTTTCCATCGCTCATTATTTGCAGCGCAATGGCTTTGAGAATTACGCGATATCTCATGTTGCATCGCAAACTGGGGTTAGAGAAACGAATCAACTGGTAGGTTTGTATACGTTGACGGAAGACGACCTAACGGCCGGTCGCCGTTTCACCGATGTGGTCGCGCAAACGAACTACGAGATCGATATCCATAGTCCGGATGGTTCGAAAGTTACTGATGAGCGGCATATTGATGGATACGATATCCCCTATCGTTGCCTGGTGCCTGTCAGCGTCGAGGGGCTGCTAGTAGCGGGCCGGGCCATTTCGGCTACCCATGTGGCGATGTCATCCATGCGTATTCAAGCCACTTGCTATGCGCTTGGTCAAGCAGCGGGAGTAGCTGCTGCTATCTCGATAGACAGCAATTGCCAACTCAGGGATGTCTCGATCGATAGGCTTCACGAAGAACTAAGGAAACAAGGCGTTCATTTTGTTCAACGCCCGAGCTGA